CGGATCAAATGGATTTGATTTTAGCTCTGAGTATATGCTGGGGAATATTCTAGCGCTGTCTATAAGTTTAATTGGAGCTCTTTTTAATTTAGCTTGTATGCCGCTTATGAAAAAGTATTCTCCATTGCGTGTATCATCTTGGTATATGCTGTTCGGAACAATATTGATGTTTCCTATAACACTTGGTGGTTGGCATACGGTACAAATGACAGACTTTACAATAAGTGTTTGGGGAGCGATTGCTTACAATGTTGTTCTTTGTACGGTGGCAGCATTTGTATTGTGGAACTTGTCAATGAACAAAGTTGGAGCGGCAAAGGCGAATTTTTACAGGTATTTTGTCCCGGCCTCAGCAACGGTTACTGGTGCGTTATTTTTTAACGAGCAAATCTTTGTTACACAAATAGCTGGTGGACTTGTCATAGTGTTAGGGTTAGCTTTTATTGCGATGGAGAAAAAGCCGAAAATTGCGATTGAATTAGGAAAATAATTATTAGAAAAGCAGCATGCACTTGGCATGCTGCTTTTTGATTTTTCTTTTTATCATAATTTTTCCTCTAAAGGTAAATAGTATTGAGAAGAATGATTATAATAAAACGTTCAGGAGCATGATTATGAGGAAATTTATGAACCATAGACAACTCTATCAAAACCAAGACGCACCTGAAGAAGCTGTAGATACTACCGTACTAAGAGATATAAAAAAGAATATTGATATTTTGAAAAAACAATTTGATAAATGCTCTGATGTGAAGTTTAGACCTTTAATGGTTGGGAAAAATGATGCTTATATAATTTTTGTAGACGGGTTAATTGATGCAAAAAGTATTGAATTTCATGCGTTAAAGCAATTATTAGTAGACTTACCTGATGATAATTTAACAGCTGAATATTTAGAAAAGAATATTGTATCTGTGAACCAAGTGGTTGAATCGAATAAGCTTTCTGATTTGGTAAAGCAGGTTTTACATGGGAGTTCAATTTTACTTGTTGATCAACTTGATAAAGCATTGGTTCTTGATGCAAAAGGTGGCACAAGTAGAAGTGTGGCTGAACCTGATACGGAATCTGTTGTTCGCGGGCCACGTGAAGGATTTACTGAAAATCTTGGTGTGAATACTGCATTAGTTAGACAAAAGATTAGGTCAAAAGAACTGAAGCTCGTCTCGAAAGAGGTAGGTACTCAAACAAACACAACCATTGCCATTATGTATATGGAAAACCTTGCACCACCTGAATTAATTGAAGAAGTGTTATCAAGAATTGACCGAATTGAAATAGATGCTGTCTTGGAAAGTGGTTATATCGAAGAATTAATTGAGGATAGTCCAGCAAGCTTTTTTCCGCAAATTCAGAATACTGAACGACCTGATACTGTTGCTGCCAATTTACTTGAAGGAAGAGTTTCCATTTTAGTTAATGGAACGCCATTTGCACTCATTTTACCGGTCAGCTTTTGGCAATTTATTCAGTCAAGTGAAGATTACTATCAAAGATTTCATATTTCTATCTTTTTAAGGATATTAAGGGTTACCCTACTATTTCTAGCTTTATTACTTCCGGCTTTTTATATAGCCATTACAACTTTTCATCAGGATATGATTCCAACTAATTTGTTGTTTAGTATTGCAGCAAGCAGGGAAGCAATTCCGTTTCCAGTTCTTGTAGAGGCTTTCATTATGGAGATGGCATTTGAAGCATTGCGTGAGGCAGGCATTCGTTTGCCAAAGGTAATCGGACAGGCTGTTAGTATACTTGGTGCTCTTGTTATAGGTCAAGCAGCAGTTGAAGCAGGGATTGTTTCGGCACCAATGGTTATTATCGTTTCATTAACAGGTATTGCCTCTTTTACAGTCCCGAGGTTTAATATGGCGATTTCCATTAGGCTTTTACGGTTCCCGATGATGATTTTGGCAGGAGTGTTTGGACTTTTTGGTGTTGTAATTGGTTCAATTATTTTGTTAACCCATCTAAACAAATTACGTTCATTTGGAGTTCCCTATTTTCATCCGCTTGGTCCCCTTAAATGGAGTGAGCTAAAAGATGTATTTATACGTGTTCCTTGGTGGGATATGGATCAGCGCCCAGAACAATTCACAGGTCAAAATGTAGTAAGAGAGGAAAAGAACTTGAAGCCTTCACCGAAGAACAATTAATACAAGCTGGAGGAAAATGCCGAATGTTCAAACATAAAGCTTTTTTTCTATTATGTATATGCTCCTTTCTGTTATCAGGATGTTGGGACAGAGTAGAGGTAAATGATTTAGCATATGTGATAGCAACAGGTTTTGACAAATTAGAGGAAAATAAATTTCAGGTATCTGTTCAAGTCCCATTACCAGGTGCTATGGGAGGAGAAGGATCTTCTGGTGGTGGAGGGGGAACGAGCGGTGGTCCTTATTATGTGGATTCAGGTATTGGAAGAAATGTACGCGAAGGTAATGATGAACTACAGCAAAGAATGTCAAGAAGACTTTATTTTGCTCATCGAAGAGTACTTATTTTAGGGGAAGAATTAGCTCGTGGAGGATTTGAAAAAACACTTGATGTTGTGTTAGAACAACCAGAATCACGACTTTCGGCATATGTCTTATTAACACACGGAGATGCCATTAACATTTTGAATGCTACACCTCATTTTGAAAAGCTACCTGCAGAAGGTACTTAGGGAAATGGCGAAAATGGGTGTGGGGCTAACAGTGAAAGGTCTGATGGTAGATATTGAGAGACCTGGAAAGGATTCATTTGTACCAGTGGTTGAAACCGCAACAACGCAAAATGCTGAATCAGAGGATAAAAAGGAAGAAATAAAGTTAGATGGATTTGGAATATTGAGTGATGATAAACTGAAATTTTTTACAACAGCTCAAGAAACCTTAGGTTTACTTTGGATCATTAACGAAGCGGCAGGAAATAATTATACATTTAAGGTTGGAGAGAAAGATGAAATAAATGTAAGAATTCAAGAATCTAAAATAAATCCATCATATAACAAACATGACCAAAAGCCATCCTTTTCATTAAAACTAGACGTTAAGGCGAAGATGATGCAAAATGAGCCCGCTCTTAACTTAGATGATGAAGACATTTATGAATCTGTCAAAACAGAGATGGAAAAGCAAATAAAAGAAGAGGTTTTAGCTCTTTTAGATCATTCGCATAAAGAAGGTAGTGACATATACGGTTTTGGTTGGTATTTATATCGTCATGAGCATAGTCAATGGGAAGACTGGAAAGATGACTGGGAGTCCTTCCTTGAGGAGCTTGATATAAAAGTTGATGTGGAGGCTGAGATTAAAAAAACAATTAATCCTGGAATTAAAATAGGGGAGTAGTCAATATGATTGCAACATTAATGGTTGTTATAACGTTGGTGAGCTATTTAATTATTCAACACAAAAAAATAGCAGAAACAAAAAAAGGACAAAAATGGATACTCTATGGTTTTACCTTTTTTACTATGGGGGCATCCATACTGTTTTATCTTCCATATTCCTTGGGTGGGGTAACTAGCTACATAAACCGTATAGTTGGTACCTTCACTAAAATGGTGATTGGGTAATGAAGCATAATATTTCTGTATTTCAGTTTGCGTTAATTATTGCAAATACACTTATTACTTCTGCTTTAATCACTTTGCCACAAATAATGACGCAGCTTTCAGAACAAAATACATGGTTAGTTCCACTTATAACGTATCCATTATTTTTATTGATTTTATTTCTATGCTTTCATGGGGATATAAATTTGACTCGTGAAAATCCTAAGTCACGGTTGAATAAGCTTTTTACAGTTACCATAGGTATATTCCTTCTAACCAGTTATTTAAGGGACTTAAGGGCATTTATTGACTATATTTCGTCTTATTTACTACCGAACACCCCGATTGAGGTTATCTCAATTGTATTGTCACTAACCTTATTGTATATAAGTGCATCTGGTTTAGAAGTGATTGCTAGAATAACGGTCATTCAGTTTGTTGTATTAGCTGTGCTTATTCTTATATTGCCTATTTTAACTGTCAATGAAATTGATATAACGAATGTGGCACCAATCATAAATCAAGATGAAATGTTTAATATGATGAAGTCTTCTTTTATTTTTTTTCCATGGATGGGGGAGGCTTTTATTGCATTATATTTAGCAGGTTTTATAGGAAAGAAAAAAGATTTGAACAGAGGAGCTATGTTAGGGGTTAGTTTAGGGTTTTTATTGTTCTTTGTTTTAACATTTACAAACATTGCAGTACTAGGTGAACAAATAGTATCCGATGCTACATACCCTAACATAATCATGATTCAGGAAATAAATATTACCGATTTTCTTGATCGTATAGACTTAATCATTGTCATCATCTGGATGCCAACATTGCTCAGTAAATTAGCTCTAACATTATATTGTATACACAAAACGTTATTTCAATTAAAGGGTAAGGGCTCTTCTCAGTTGCTTTCGCCTCTTAGTCTGTTTTTGGGAATACTTGCGATTGTTTTATTCGAAACAAATATCCAACATTTGGAATATTCCTTTTATACATGGACAACCGTTGGAATTCTATTAGAAATGATTATTCTTATCCTTTTTGTGGTGATGAAGATAATGCGACATGTAAAAGAAAAAAAGCGGATAATCGTTCTAAATCACATTAAAGCTCTTTCTCTAATGCAGGGAAGGAGCTTTTTAAAGTTAAATTTTTTTAGATTTTTTGAAAATTCTTTTTGAACTATACATTAGAGCAAATCATTGTGTACATTTTCGTAAGTGACAATTTCCTTAAAGCGATTTATATGTCAGGTAATATAACATTATTCATTACATAAAATCACCAGAGAGTTAAAATCATTGTAAGTGAAGAGATTATCACCGGAAGTTTAGCTTCCATATTATATGTAAGTTTTTTGTGAATCGAAAAAAAGTAAACATTTACTGTTAGATAACAAATAATCAATTCCTTAAGAAAGTAGAGGTGACCGAGGGTGGTTTCAATAAAACAACTTAGTGATGTTAGTTACTCGGAGTTTATTCACATTTTAAAAGATATCTTTGAACATTCTCCTTGGGTACCTGAACGAACATGGAATTACAGACCTTTTTCTTCAATAGAAGACTTACATGGAAAGATGGCTGGTAGAGTAAATGAAGCATCTGATGAAGAAAAGCTGCGGTTGATCCGTGCGCATCCAAATTTAGGGACACGACTAGCGATGAGTAATTCTTCAGTACAAGAACAGGCTAGCGCAGGGTTAAGTGACCTTACAGCAGAAGAATATGAAAATTTTTCTCAGTTAAACAAGCAGTACATGGAGAAGTTTGGATTTCCGTTTATTATGGCGGTAAAAGGACGAACAAAAGGTGAAATATATGAATGTATGGAAAAAAGAATAGCACACGGAGTGAAGGATGAGTTTGAAACAGCTTTAGCAGAAATAGAAAAAATAGCTCTTTTTCGTTTGTGTGAAATAATTCAAAATGAGGAGTGATTCTATGGGAAAAGAACGTTTTGTATCGTATGGAAAAGGTGATGTATTTGCATATCGTACATTTTTGAAGCCCTTGGTTGGAGTAAAACAAATTCCAGAATCTCATTTTACAGAAAGAAGCAATATTGTTTTCGGGGTAAATGTAAAAGTAGAGGTTGGTGGTAAAAAATTGCTTCCTTCATTTACAGAAGGAGATAATCGTCTTGTAGTTGCAACAGATTCTATGAAAAATTTTATTCAAAGACACTTGGGTAGCTATCAAGGGTCCACAATTGAAGGATTTATTCAATATGTTGGTGAAGAGTTTTTAAAGAAATACGAACATGTTGATACAATTAAATTAATCGGTGAAGAAGTTCCATTTGAGACTTCAACAAGACTTTCAGTTAATGGTCTAGTTGAAAGTGACGTAGTGTTTAAGCATTCCCGGAATGAAAAGGCTGTTGCTCAAATAGAGATGGTTCGAACTCAAAGTGGAGTTGAAGTTGTTGAACAGAATAGCGGGATTTTAGATTTGCAGTTAATTAAAGTGAGAGGGAATTCATTTATTGGATTTATCAGGGATGAGTATACAACATTACCGGAAGATAACAATCGACCGCTATTTATCTATTTAAATATCGGGTGGGAATATGAGGACTTAGAGAATTCAACAGGAGTTGTACCAAACCTTTATGTTTGTGCAGAACAGGTAAAGGATATTGCATCATCTGTTTTCCATGAACTTGAAACACCGTCTATTCAATATTTGATCTATTTAATTGGCTGTCGAGTGCTGGAAAGATTCCCGCAATTAAAAGAAGTTAATTTTCAATCGCAAAACCATACTTGGGATTCAGTGGTGGAAGATATTCCAAATTCAGAAGGGAAAGTTTATACAGAACCACGCCCTCCTTACGGCTTCCAACGATTTTCAGTTACAAAAGAAGATCTGCAACAAAATAAAGAATATGCCGATACAAACAATCTTTTTAAATAAGGATTTGATAGAATGGTAGGACTGACAACACATATATTGGATTTAACACATGGAACACCGGCTGCGGGTGTGGACATTCAGTTAATGAGGATCGTTGATTCAACACATACTTTACTAAAAACATCTATCACAAATGAAGATGGTCGCTTAAATGAACCGCTTTTATCTGGTGAAGAAATGGTGGTAGGTGAATATGAGTTACTATTTTTTATCGGGGACTATTTTAGGGGTATGGAAGTTACGTTATCAGAACCTGCATTTTTAAACAAAATATCCGTACGGTTTGGAATATCAGATGTTGATTCGCATTATCATGTGCCGTTGCTCGTATCTCCTTGGGGGTATCAAGTTTACAGAGGAAGTTAATCGCAAAAATGTTTTGGGGTGAAGTCTAATGATTTCGCCCTCTTTCATATATTTAATGTTTGTTTAATTGTTTTAAAAGCTATGTATGAGCAGTTCTATCTTACAAATTTTTTTATAAGAAATGTTATTGAAATTAAAGGTGAATTTCCATTTATTGTTGAAAGTATCAATAGTTGAAATTTAAATTAATTTCTACCGAAGAAGGTGTGAGTTTGAATAATATAAATGTTCATAACGATGAGGGAATAGATAATCTTAGGAAAGAAAATGAACAATTAAAGTTGGAAATTGAGTATTTAACGCATGAGCTAACTGCCTCTAAGGAAAGCAGAGCTCGAGAATCAGATAAAAGTGATATAAGGTTCAAACGATTATTTAATCACCTTACTGATGCTGTTTACTATTTTAAGATTTATGACGATGGAAGTGCGGGTAATTTTATTGAAGTGAATGAAACTGCTTGTCAACGATTAGGGTACTCCCGAGAAGAAATGCTTGCTTTATCACCAAAGGATATTGATGGGCTTGAGGCAGAGGAAATAAAGCCTATTATTGACGATGTATACGATAACGACTCAACTACTTTTGAAACCGTTCATGTTCGTAAAGATGGGGGTAGAATTCCTGTTGAAATTAAGACTCATAGGTTTGTGGTAGAGGGGGAGATGTATCTACTTTCAGTTTGTCGTGATATTACTGAAAGAAAAAATTCAGAAAGAGAGATTCGAGAGGCGAAGGAACAGTTTGAAAATATCGTGGAATCTTCTACGAACGGAATTACAATCCTGCAAGATGGAAAATGGGTATTTGCGAATAAGGCGGCCCTAACTCTTTTTGATGCTAAAACGAAGGAAGAGCTACTAGGGAGAAGTATTTATGATATGTTGCATCCGGAGTTTCATATGGAATGTAAGGAGATTGTAAAGAAAGGTGGAATTCACCCTAGGCTTTATCGTGTTTGGACTACTCTACGCGGGAAAGAAGTACATACGGAAGTGGTATCAATTCCTACAACCTTTCAGGGGAAAGACGCCAATGAGTTAATCATTCAAGATATAACGGAACAGAAAAAATCAGATTCAATGATGATTCAGGCAGAAAAAATGAATGTGGTAGGGCAACTAGCAGCTGGAATTGCGCATGAAATAAGAAATCCTTTAACTGCTTTAAAAGGTTTTGTTCAATTATTTCGCTCAGGAACGATACCGAATGAAATGTTTTTAAATATTATGGAGGCTGAGTTGGAACGGATAGATGTTATCTCGAGTGAGTTTCTAACGCTAGCTCAACCTGCAAATACTGATTTTAATACTGTTGATATGAGAGATTTAGTGAGTAATGTGATCGATTTATTGGATACGGAAGCTTTCAAAAAGTCAATATCTTTTGTTGTTGAAAATAACGTTAAAGAAACAGATGTTAATGGAATTAGTTCACAACTAAAGCAAGTGTTCATTAATTTGATTAAAAACGCAATTGAAGTGATGCAAAACGAGGGGACTATAACCATTACGTTTAAAAATCATGAAGGATTTATTCTTATCTCTGTACATGATGAAGGTGTAGGGATGAGTGAAGAGCAGCTAAAGCGGTTGGGAGAACCATTTTTCACAACAAAACAAAATGGTACAGGACTAGGCCTTATGGTTACTTATCGAATTATTAATCAGCATAATGGGGAAGTGAATGTTGAGAGTAAAGTTAACGCAGGGACAACTTTTACAGTGAAATTACCGCTGATTGCTAAGGTAGACTGAGCTCTCAAGTTTATTGATTGTAAATATAGTGTGAGGTATTTTAAACTAGCTGAGAGCTTGGAATGGGACGCCAAGCTCCTTAATTATTATTTAATTCTTAGTTGCACCGTAAATTAGTGCTTTGATTCTAAAAGCAAGGCGGAGACGTAACGTTTCATCGGGTTCTTTTAAGCTTCTTCCGATCATTTCCTCGCATTTTTCCAATCGATAAATAACAGTATTTCGATGAACGTATAGTTTCTTTGCAGTTTCTGATAACTGGCAATGTGTTTCTAAATAAACGGATAAAGTATGGAGTAGTACTTGATGATCTTTTTTAGACTCGTTGGCAAAAGCTTGGAATGTATCGTCATAAAACTTTTTTAAGTGATCATAAGGAACCATTCGTAAAATTTCTGGTACTTCCTTTGGTTGATAAATCTCAATAAATTGCTTTTTACCTGACATCCTTCCGAAATATAGAGCCTCTGTTGCTTCTTTGTATGACACGGTAACATGTGTAAGTTCTTCAGCATACATGCTTATTCCAAATGAAAGATTTTCTTTAAAATGAATCCCTATTCTCATTTGTAGTTTTTCTAATAACTGAACAAAGTAATCTTCATATTCCTTTCTTGCACCATTTAATTCTAACAAAAAAATGTAAAACTGTTCGTTAGAAAAGAGATGGATTTTTTCCTCAAAGTTTTGTAGCTCATACTCAATGGTATCGTAAATTAATTCCTTTTCAGACTGAAACTGCAGATAAGATTTGTCTTTGTCATCATCATCTATTTGTCCGACAGCACATAAATATCGTTGATCCTCTATTAGTCCGAATTCCTTTCCACGACTAATGATCTCTTCTTGTGTTGAAAATGCATCATTAATGAAATTGGAGAAAAATTCATTTTGTAGGCGCCTTGTCATTTGCTTTAAAGCATGCTCTTTCATTAATTCAAATGAAATAACGTTTGTTGCTTGTTCAATCGTTAAGATAGTGGAACGATCTGTGGGTGGGATGTTACCTAAAACACAAAGATAGTTGGACTGCCTATGCGTGTAAACCGGAAAAATCGTAACTGTGTCTTTGTTGTTATTTAGTAGTGAAAAAGCTGTATATGATGCTTTTGAAAGGTGAAACAGATATTCATTTGCGATTGTATCTAAATACAAATAAATATCTGTTTGCCAATTTAGTTTTGTAAGTGGAAGTAAATGATCATTTACTAAAAATACAGGTGAATCGATAAGGCTGGATAAGTTATCTAAAATTTTATGAATATCCTGTCCATTCATAATTTGATTTGTGAATTGTTGGTGAGCATCCATAGCGTGATGAAGTTCATTTGTTCGAATTTCTAAAATATGACTAAGTGATTTGTTAACAATATCTCCAAGTGATGTATCAACAGGAAGCTCTAGCAACGGAATATTAAGCTTGTTAGCGAGAATGATCACATCTCTAGGAATCTCCTGTAAAAAACGCTTCGTTTTAATCCCTAATCCTGCACATCCTTGCTTCTCCATTTCCTTAATAAGTTCTAGCAATGCCTGAGGGTCATCTTTAAAATGAAAGGCTGTTGTAACAAGAAGTTCGTCTTTTTTTAAAAAGTGAATAATGTCAGGTGCATCCATCATATTAACTGTGTTCACTTCACGATCAGTTCCTTGTTGCCCACCTAGTAATTTTGCTCCGTGAAAAACAGAAAGACTCAGTAAATCAATTAATCTCATAAATGGTCATCCTTTTTGTTAGGTAATTTACTTAGGTGAATCGATTTCATAATGTATTATTTGTTACCAAAAAACGTATGAATTTTACATTTATTTTAATCATGTTTTTATCTGTGTATTGTTTATTAACGTGTTCAAGATGAAGAAAAATGTTCGTTTTTTGATTTAAGAGTCATAATTATGAAATTAACTCAGGTTAAAAAGATTTAAAGTTTATTTGTATAAAATAAACAAAAAATCAATAGATGTTCTACATATATGTGAATGATTTTTATTCATGTCTATTTTAAAATTAGATTATATTACTTTTCGTGTCAATAAATATAACATCATTTAATGAAATAGAATAGGGGGATTGGATTGGTTATGGGAGAGAAAGAATCATCTGCCTTATTCATAGAGATTGAACAGATGGTTGAGTGGCTGGCTCAATTCGGAAGAAGTCAGAGTGGTGGTGTGACAAGATTATTATATACAGATTCTTGGCAGGAGGCTCAATATGCACTTAAAAAGAAAATGGAGCAGCTTGGTCTAATAACAAATTTTGACGATGTTGGTAATTTATTTGGAAGATTAAAAGGAACTCAAGAAGATGCTGCGACAATTTTAACAGGATCACATATTGATACGGTAAGAGATGGTGGGAAATATGATGGTGCTTATGGAATCATTGCAGCTGTAATAGCTGTTCAGCTTTTGCAGGAACAGTATGGAACTCCTAAGAAAAATATAGAGGTTGTTTCTTTGTGCGAAGAAGAGGGAAGTCGCTTTCCGATGACTTATTGGGGATCGGGTAATATAACTGGAGTTAAATCTTTTGATGATATAAGGGATATAAAAGATTCAGAAGAAATTCAGTTTGAAGAGGCGATGAATAAGGCCGGCTTTGGACAAGGTAACTATTTGAGGCCGAATCGTAAAGATCTTGAATGTTTTTTAGAACTTCATATCGAACAAGGGATTGTTTTGGAGAAGGAAGAGATGGCGATTGGTCTAGTAAGTCATATTGTTGGCCAACGAAGATACAATGTTACTGTTTTTGGAGAAAGTAATCACGCTGGAACGACTCCGATGATGTGGCGTAAAGATGCAATGTATGCAGCAGCTGAACTTATTCAAGCGCTTATAGGTCGTGGGAAAGAAACTACGCCTGACTTAGTAGTGACGGTTGGGCAAATAAGTATAAAACCAAACATAGCAAATGTTATACCGAGGGAAGTCACATTTAGTGTTGACATTCGGCATAGTGAAGAGTGTGTGTTAGATCAGTTTTGTGATGAAGTCTTTCGAGAGCTTGAGCTAATTGCGAACAAACATCAAACAAAGCTTACTATTCATAATTGGATGAATGAAAAGCCGGTCAAGATGAGTGAAAAACTAAATAATTTATCTGAGAAGATTTTAGAAGAAGAACAAATTCCTTATAAGTGGATGACAAGTGGTGCCGGTCATGATTCTCAAATTTTCGGTTCATTTTGTCCGACTTCATTATTATTTGTTCCTAGTCAAAATGGAATCAGCCATTCTCCGTTGGAATTTACGAAAACTAAGGATTTGGAAATAGGTATAAAAGTATTAATGAAAGTTTTATATGAACTAGCGTATTAAGGGGGAATCAGAATGAGTGTTTTTCAAGAAATTAATGCACCATTACGCACCATTATGACACCGGGACCGGTTGAGGTTGATCCCAGGGTATTACGAGCAATGGGTACACCTATTTTAGGACAATTTGATCCTGCTTTTACTGAAATGATGAATGAAACAATGGAGATGCTTCGTCAAATTTTTCAAACGAAAAATCAATGGGCTTTTCCGATAGATGGAACATCCCGTTCAGGTATTGAGGCTGTTATGTGCAGTGTTATTGAGCCTGGAGATAAAGTGTTAATACCGATTTTTGGAAGGTTTGGTCACTTATTAACGGAAATTGCTGAACGGAATGGAGCGGAAGTTCATACGATCAATTGCGAATGGGGGAAAGTTTTTGATCAGCAAGAAGTAATTGATGAAATTAAAAAGGTAAAGCCTAAGGTGTTAGCGATTGTTCATGGTGAAACCTCAACAGGGTGTATGCAACCTTTAGATAAAATTGGTCCTGCTTGTCGAGAGCTTGATGTTTTATGTATTGTGGATGCAGTGGCTACAATTGCCGGAACAGAAGTAAAAGTAGATGATTGGAAGCTTGATGCGGTGATTGGTGGGACGCAGAAATGCTTGTCTGTTCCTTCAGGAATGGCACCGATTACGTATAATGAAAGAATAGAAGAAATCTTAGTGAAAAGAAAAAAAGTAGAAAAAGGAATAGCCACAGAAAATGATCATGTAAATGTTGGTCGACCAATTCGTAGTAACTATTTTGATTTAAGTCAACTTCAAGATTACTGGGGAGCAAGAAGACTTAATCATCATACAGAAGCAACATCAATGTTATATGCCTTACGCGAAGGAGTTCGGATTGTCTTACAAGAAGGGTTGTTTGAACGGTTTCAGCGACAC
This Metabacillus endolithicus DNA region includes the following protein-coding sequences:
- a CDS encoding PAS domain S-box protein, translated to MNNINVHNDEGIDNLRKENEQLKLEIEYLTHELTASKESRARESDKSDIRFKRLFNHLTDAVYYFKIYDDGSAGNFIEVNETACQRLGYSREEMLALSPKDIDGLEAEEIKPIIDDVYDNDSTTFETVHVRKDGGRIPVEIKTHRFVVEGEMYLLSVCRDITERKNSEREIREAKEQFENIVESSTNGITILQDGKWVFANKAALTLFDAKTKEELLGRSIYDMLHPEFHMECKEIVKKGGIHPRLYRVWTTLRGKEVHTEVVSIPTTFQGKDANELIIQDITEQKKSDSMMIQAEKMNVVGQLAAGIAHEIRNPLTALKGFVQLFRSGTIPNEMFLNIMEAELERIDVISSEFLTLAQPANTDFNTVDMRDLVSNVIDLLDTEAFKKSISFVVENNVKETDVNGISSQLKQVFINLIKNAIEVMQNEGTITITFKNHEGFILISVHDEGVGMSEEQLKRLGEPFFTTKQNGTGLGLMVTYRIINQHNGEVNVESKVNAGTTFTVKLPLIAKVD
- the uraD gene encoding 2-oxo-4-hydroxy-4-carboxy-5-ureidoimidazoline decarboxylase, with protein sequence MVSIKQLSDVSYSEFIHILKDIFEHSPWVPERTWNYRPFSSIEDLHGKMAGRVNEASDEEKLRLIRAHPNLGTRLAMSNSSVQEQASAGLSDLTAEEYENFSQLNKQYMEKFGFPFIMAVKGRTKGEIYECMEKRIAHGVKDEFETALAEIEKIALFRLCEIIQNEE
- a CDS encoding GerAB/ArcD/ProY family transporter; its protein translation is MKHNISVFQFALIIANTLITSALITLPQIMTQLSEQNTWLVPLITYPLFLLILFLCFHGDINLTRENPKSRLNKLFTVTIGIFLLTSYLRDLRAFIDYISSYLLPNTPIEVISIVLSLTLLYISASGLEVIARITVIQFVVLAVLILILPILTVNEIDITNVAPIINQDEMFNMMKSSFIFFPWMGEAFIALYLAGFIGKKKDLNRGAMLGVSLGFLLFFVLTFTNIAVLGEQIVSDATYPNIIMIQEINITDFLDRIDLIIVIIWMPTLLSKLALTLYCIHKTLFQLKGKGSSQLLSPLSLFLGILAIVLFETNIQHLEYSFYTWTTVGILLEMIILILFVVMKIMRHVKEKKRIIVLNHIKALSLMQGRSFLKLNFFRFFENSF
- the uraH gene encoding hydroxyisourate hydrolase codes for the protein MVGLTTHILDLTHGTPAAGVDIQLMRIVDSTHTLLKTSITNEDGRLNEPLLSGEEMVVGEYELLFFIGDYFRGMEVTLSEPAFLNKISVRFGISDVDSHYHVPLLVSPWGYQVYRGS
- a CDS encoding Ger(x)C family spore germination C-terminal domain-containing protein — protein: MAKMGVGLTVKGLMVDIERPGKDSFVPVVETATTQNAESEDKKEEIKLDGFGILSDDKLKFFTTAQETLGLLWIINEAAGNNYTFKVGEKDEINVRIQESKINPSYNKHDQKPSFSLKLDVKAKMMQNEPALNLDDEDIYESVKTEMEKQIKEEVLALLDHSHKEGSDIYGFGWYLYRHEHSQWEDWKDDWESFLEELDIKVDVEAEIKKTINPGIKIGE
- the pucL gene encoding factor-independent urate hydroxylase — encoded protein: MGKERFVSYGKGDVFAYRTFLKPLVGVKQIPESHFTERSNIVFGVNVKVEVGGKKLLPSFTEGDNRLVVATDSMKNFIQRHLGSYQGSTIEGFIQYVGEEFLKKYEHVDTIKLIGEEVPFETSTRLSVNGLVESDVVFKHSRNEKAVAQIEMVRTQSGVEVVEQNSGILDLQLIKVRGNSFIGFIRDEYTTLPEDNNRPLFIYLNIGWEYEDLENSTGVVPNLYVCAEQVKDIASSVFHELETPSIQYLIYLIGCRVLERFPQLKEVNFQSQNHTWDSVVEDIPNSEGKVYTEPRPPYGFQRFSVTKEDLQQNKEYADTNNLFK
- a CDS encoding DMT family transporter, producing MKSNSVYYLALILVSVIWGVNFGISRFGMEVFTPEIFAFFRFGLAVPILFAVLKWTEGSMKVDKRDLLKLAIIGFFGVTVLEILVMYSIKYTTLANASLLNVAPWPIFAALFAPFFTKEVMTPRLAIGGLVALIGVVLIILGGSNGFDFSSEYMLGNILALSISLIGALFNLACMPLMKKYSPLRVSSWYMLFGTILMFPITLGGWHTVQMTDFTISVWGAIAYNVVLCTVAAFVLWNLSMNKVGAAKANFYRYFVPASATVTGALFFNEQIFVTQIAGGLVIVLGLAFIAMEKKPKIAIELGK
- a CDS encoding spore germination protein — protein: MNHRQLYQNQDAPEEAVDTTVLRDIKKNIDILKKQFDKCSDVKFRPLMVGKNDAYIIFVDGLIDAKSIEFHALKQLLVDLPDDNLTAEYLEKNIVSVNQVVESNKLSDLVKQVLHGSSILLVDQLDKALVLDAKGGTSRSVAEPDTESVVRGPREGFTENLGVNTALVRQKIRSKELKLVSKEVGTQTNTTIAIMYMENLAPPELIEEVLSRIDRIEIDAVLESGYIEELIEDSPASFFPQIQNTERPDTVAANLLEGRVSILVNGTPFALILPVSFWQFIQSSEDYYQRFHISIFLRILRVTLLFLALLLPAFYIAITTFHQDMIPTNLLFSIAASREAIPFPVLVEAFIMEMAFEALREAGIRLPKVIGQAVSILGALVIGQAAVEAGIVSAPMVIIVSLTGIASFTVPRFNMAISIRLLRFPMMILAGVFGLFGVVIGSIILLTHLNKLRSFGVPYFHPLGPLKWSELKDVFIRVPWWDMDQRPEQFTGQNVVREEKNLKPSPKNN